A single window of Kiritimatiellia bacterium DNA harbors:
- a CDS encoding DUF2283 domain-containing protein: MKLNYYRDTDSLYIDLSAKPSAESREISEGIVLDYDAEGNLVGIDIDNASRKIDLKEVVLSKIPAEVEALTV; this comes from the coding sequence ATGAAACTGAATTATTATCGAGACACGGACTCCCTTTACATAGATCTATCCGCCAAGCCAAGCGCTGAAAGCCGGGAAATTTCCGAAGGCATTGTGCTGGATTACGATGCCGAGGGTAATCTCGTCGGGATTGATATTGACAATGCCAGCCGGAAGATTGATTTGAAAGAGGTAGTCTTGAGCAAGATTCCGGCCGAAGTCGAAGCATTGACAGTCTGA
- a CDS encoding IclR family transcriptional regulator gives MIRSLDKALRLVDLIADAAEGIGNNDLSRKIGLERTTVFRLLETLAMHNYVRRDPVTKKYALGNRILELSLMIRKGRRLQDISRSYLRKLARETGETAHLAVLNGDEIIIVDQEMGGHLIGVHTHVGMHEPIHCTALGKALLFRMNGNEIGEIIGGNRLQAYSKNTITTLDKLQQELVASRKRGYALDNEEYKQGVRCLAAPVLDHRGMVAAAIGISGLLKRLTKEKLDSFARIVKKTGENLSAQMGYCPENSNDA, from the coding sequence ATGATCAGATCGTTGGACAAAGCTTTGCGGCTGGTGGATTTGATTGCCGATGCGGCGGAGGGGATCGGTAATAATGATTTGAGCAGGAAGATCGGGCTGGAGCGGACAACCGTTTTCCGGCTGTTGGAGACGCTGGCGATGCACAATTATGTCCGGCGCGACCCGGTTACGAAAAAATACGCTTTGGGCAACAGGATTCTGGAGCTTTCCCTGATGATCAGGAAGGGGCGGCGGCTTCAGGATATAAGCCGTTCATATTTAAGGAAGCTGGCGCGCGAGACGGGCGAGACGGCGCATTTGGCGGTTTTAAATGGTGATGAAATAATCATCGTAGACCAGGAAATGGGAGGACACCTGATCGGTGTGCATACCCATGTGGGCATGCATGAGCCCATCCATTGCACGGCGCTGGGGAAAGCCTTGCTTTTCCGGATGAATGGCAATGAGATCGGGGAAATTATCGGCGGAAACCGTTTGCAGGCTTACAGCAAAAACACGATCACTACCCTTGATAAGTTGCAACAAGAGCTCGTTGCGTCGCGAAAGAGAGGCTATGCGCTGGATAATGAGGAGTACAAACAAGGTGTGCGGTGCCTTGCCGCGCCGGTTTTGGATCATCGCGGCATGGTCGCGGCCGCGATCGGTATTTCCGGGCTCTTAAAGCGGTTGACGAAAGAAAAACTGGACTCATTTGCGCGGATAGTGAAAAAGACCGGCGAAAATCTTTCCGCACAGATGGGATATTGTCCGGAGAACAGCAATGACGCCTGA
- a CDS encoding transketolase has product MTPDIQDLQRRAAKIREAVLRTISHAGAGHTGGSLSAVEIMAALYFHAMRVDPLRPDWPERDRCILSKGHSSPVWYCALAEKGFFPYEKLKEFDRLDGMLQGHPDMLKTPGVDISGGSLGQGLSVGIGMALAGRALKKDFYVFVVMGDGELQEGQVWEAAMYAGFHKIHRLIAIVDYNKIQLTGRVAEVLDPEPLADKWRSFGWEVLECDGHDPAELAGKFDQARKTAVKPVVILAHTVKGSGVTFIADRAEWHARAPNQAELKLALAELEVKE; this is encoded by the coding sequence ATGACGCCTGACATTCAGGATTTACAACGGCGCGCCGCTAAAATCCGTGAAGCGGTATTGCGGACGATCAGCCATGCCGGCGCCGGGCACACCGGCGGCTCTCTTTCCGCGGTAGAGATAATGGCCGCGCTTTATTTTCATGCCATGCGCGTCGATCCTCTCCGGCCGGACTGGCCGGAACGCGACCGCTGTATCCTGTCAAAGGGGCATTCTTCGCCGGTGTGGTATTGCGCCTTGGCAGAAAAAGGATTCTTTCCCTATGAAAAATTGAAGGAATTTGATCGGCTTGACGGCATGTTGCAGGGCCATCCGGACATGTTAAAGACGCCCGGCGTTGATATTTCCGGCGGGTCGCTGGGGCAGGGGCTTTCCGTCGGCATCGGGATGGCGCTTGCCGGCCGGGCGCTGAAAAAAGACTTTTATGTGTTCGTTGTCATGGGCGACGGAGAACTGCAGGAGGGGCAGGTCTGGGAAGCGGCGATGTACGCCGGTTTCCATAAAATTCATCGTTTGATAGCGATTGTGGATTATAACAAGATTCAGCTGACCGGCCGCGTCGCGGAGGTTCTTGATCCCGAGCCTTTGGCCGATAAATGGCGGTCATTCGGCTGGGAAGTTCTAGAGTGTGACGGGCATGACCCCGCCGAACTTGCCGGGAAATTTGACCAGGCCAGGAAAACGGCTGTCAAGCCGGTTGTAATCCTGGCTCATACCGTCAAGGGAAGCGGCGTAACGTTTATCGCCGACCGGGCGGAATGGCATGCCCGGGCGCCGAACCAGGCGGAATTGAAGCTGGCCTTGGCCGAATTGGAAGTAAAAGAATGA